From the Candidatus Nanopelagicus hibericus genome, the window GGACGTCTTGCCACACACGCTGCCAATATTTTGTACGGAAAACACAAACCAACTTTTGCCCCTCATATGGATATGGGCGATTTTGTAATTATTATTAATGCTGAAAAAGTAGTTTTGACTGGATCTAAGAACACACAAAAAGTTGCTCACCAACACTCTGGTTATCCAGGTGGATTGACCTCAACTGTTTACGCTGATTTGTTTGAAAAGTTTCCAACCCGTGCGGTTGAAAAAGCAATTAAGGGCATGCTACCTAAGAACAGTATCGGCAGATCAGCTGCTACTAAATTGAAGGTTTATGCTGGCAGTGAGCACCCACATGCTGCTCAAAATCCAAAGGTATTTGAGTTCAATCAAGTTTCTCAAATAAACAAGAAGTAATAGGGGAGCAATGTCTAACGAGATTGATGACACAACTGATGAGGCAACACCAAGCTCATACAGCTCTAGCACACCTGCAGCTGCAACAAATCGCAAAGCTATAACCGCACCTGGTGGAGGCGTAGGTCGTCGTAAGGAAGCAGTTGCCAGAGTTCGCTTAGTGCCAGGATCTGGTCGCTGGGTTGTTAATGGCAAGCCACTTGAGGTTTATTTCCCAAACAAGGTTCACCAACAATCTGTTGCCGAGCCATTTAAGATTGTCGGCGCCGAAGGAACTTATGATGTTTTTGCCCGTATTAATGGCGGTGGTACATCAGGACAAGCTGGCGCACTTCGATTAGGTGTTGCCCGCGCACTTAATGCAATTGATGTTGATGCAAACCGACCAACACTTAAGAAAGCTGGCTTCTTAACTCGGGATGCACGTGTTATTGAGCGCAAGAAGTATGGTCTGAAAAAGGCTCGTAAGCGCTCTCAATACAGCAAGCGCTAATCTCTTAGCTGCTTAAATAAATTATGGCCCTCTTCGGCACCGATGGTGTGCGAGGCGTTGCCAATGTTGATCTCACTGCAGAGTTAGCAGTTGATT encodes:
- the rplM gene encoding 50S ribosomal protein L13, whose amino-acid sequence is MRTFTPKASEITRTWYLIDAQDVVLGRLATHAANILYGKHKPTFAPHMDMGDFVIIINAEKVVLTGSKNTQKVAHQHSGYPGGLTSTVYADLFEKFPTRAVEKAIKGMLPKNSIGRSAATKLKVYAGSEHPHAAQNPKVFEFNQVSQINKK
- the rpsI gene encoding 30S ribosomal protein S9, with amino-acid sequence MSNEIDDTTDEATPSSYSSSTPAAATNRKAITAPGGGVGRRKEAVARVRLVPGSGRWVVNGKPLEVYFPNKVHQQSVAEPFKIVGAEGTYDVFARINGGGTSGQAGALRLGVARALNAIDVDANRPTLKKAGFLTRDARVIERKKYGLKKARKRSQYSKR